From the Drosophila simulans strain w501 chromosome 2L, Prin_Dsim_3.1, whole genome shotgun sequence genome, the window CCCGCTGGGCATACACTTTCCATTGACGCAATAGCAACTGGTATCCGGATACAGAGTGCCATTGTCCACAGCGTGCCGGGTGCCACTGAATTTGTAGGCGGTCACGCCGTGCACGGTCACAGTTTCCACGTAGTCCAGTGGTATAGCACGGCACATCTTGGGCATGTACATGTAGACGGTGTCTTTGGTGCCAAGGTTGGGCGGAAAGAATTCGCCCATCGAGCCGTGCACCTGCCCGCAGGTGCCCTCAAAGGCTCCAGTATGCGTCAAATTATTCCACGTATGAATCTGACCCATTTTCGCGATGTCATCGGCTCCTGTGAACATGTTGATACCACCATCGAACTCGGTACTGCCATTTCGTGGGTAATGGTAGCCTACACGTTTATAGGGAACATCCTGAGGTCTGAACAGCTTGCCCACGTTTATGAATGGATGCTCGTAGCCCGTGAAAAGCATTTCATCAACGGTTCTCGTAGTGGTCACTCTCTGTCCATACAATTTATTGGCAAAGTTAAGGGCCCCTCTGGCAAGGTAACTGTCGGCCGCACGTCTAGCAGCAgactgtttaaaaataatttagatGTAAATAGATTTCAGTGAGATTGAGAGATTCTGGGAACTTACGTGCGCTACGCTGTTGACCGTAGTCACTTTATCCCATAAACTTCCATTGCTGCCGGCAGCATCAAAGTAGAACCAGGACTTTTTGCGAAATGATACGGAGGCGTTATGATTGTGCCATTCGATGTCCACCTTGTCGGGTTTCTCTCGAAACCGATAGGGTCCCAGTTGCTCAAAATGGGGCTTCTTACTCGAGCCCTCATAGAAGTCCTCTGGATTCGTCCAGTTAAATAGATAGATATCGAAGTCCAAAGGCAACGGCGACACCTTCCAGCCCTCGAATGATCGTGAATTGGGGCTCAGGGCCATTTCCTATTATAATGAAAAGTGGTTATTGAAATATACAATGATCAATAAATACAATGATAATCGATTTACATAATAAGCTGGCTATAATTGAGGATAACTGGTTGCTAAATTGGCGCAGCAATTAAACATCGAATTCGTTGATGAAAAATTGCGCATCGAGTATGCGACCAATGTGCATATGGGTGAACCGATCAAAGTTCACGAATGATCTGTGCAATTGGTACCCATTGGAGCTTCCATAATTGACTCGCAATGTGCACAATGTACTCATAGTATTGTGCATATTGAAAGTGCCATGTACATAGGCactattttgcataaaactAATAGTGATAGAGTGACGCTTGAAATGCACTTTCTCGCTACATTGTAGGGCTCTATCTCCGCGAAATCGCAGGTGCTATGGTGCGATTACATGGGTTTGGTGGATTGCTCTTATCAGCCATCAATCATTGTAAGCCAGAACGATAGACATAATAACGATCGTCTAGATCGCAGACCACTGGCCACCATTTTGTATGGCCCAGGGCCATATAAtctttataattgaaactgcGACTGAGCTACAGGAAATGACTAAACTGATAAAATGGCAAAGGTTTGAATTAGCTTCTAAGCAGTTTCGACCATGTTCGCCATAAGCCCTGTAAAATCCTAATGGATTACACATGTCTGCCGGATTGCGTATCGAAGTGGAGCACAGGTGTTCGGTCAGGGTCATCGGACGTGCAAAAGTGCGGTTACATGCACATGCCGATTCTAGATGGTTATGGCCGTTTATGAGCGTTTTTTTGCCATATatgccatatatgtatgtaggtatgGAACTGAAGAGCGTTGTCTAATCGAACATGGCTATCGCAAAATGGGTTATTTTTCAGGTTTCGTCCAAGATAAGATAGCGAGAAACCCATTGCAATTTCGCGGCCGCAACTCCAACACTTCGGATGGTATTTCCGCCGACCCAGAgccaaaaaaacattaaaggGGAACACATTTCGATGTTGGATTATTGACCCCGCATTGAAACCCGTGATTCACATTGACAGGTGtgcccttttcctttttgataAAGCCAATTAATCACTTACTATTTTTAGTAGCCACTGCCAACAGAAACTTTCATGAGTCAAAAAAACACCTGGCTAACCAAAATATTATCAATTTGATTGATgattatttggaaaattaaaaaaaaaaaaaaaacaaaattcgcCTTAATTTAAAACCTAACATGAGGAGTATCATTCTAAAAAATTTGTGCAAGATTAAATGCTCATTTCAACAAGGTTCCTCGCTCTGCGTTCATTGCCATTTAACGATCACAACGATTAAGGAGAACGATTCGCAATGAGATTTTAACTGCCATGACTAAGCACTCTAcatacagaaaaaaaaaaacacaccaaCTATAGCATTAACATGCTAATTAAAGGCACATGCAAATGTTTAGGATCTTACATATACGAGTTCTTTTTACCCACCCAACAATAACTTTACAAAACGTACTCTATAAGGGATCATTTCGCCTGTTGTTAGTCCTTATCTTATCTATTGGCTTGGGGTGATTTGGAATTACTCGAACACCTGCACACACTCAATTTTCAGTGTCTGTCTTTGTGTTCGTTTGCTTTAAATCAAtggaaaaaattgttgccTCCCAATCCAAGTGATATGCAAATGAGTCTCCCAGTTGACCTCTGCACAGTTTGCCAATTTGCCGGCTTGCGAAACTTAACCCAAAGGTCTGAGAATCCAAGGCAATCAATGTCGATAAGATAGGATCGAATCGATTGCAAGTATTGCTACTAATAAATACATAGGTATGTACATCTAGTGGAGTACCAACCTGGCCGCGCATGCGCGTAAACATATCGATCCAGTTGCGGAAGAGGTAAACCCCGCTGGCGATGCAACAGATCCCAAGGAGAACGATGCCCAGTCGGGCACAGTGGCGCGTCCGTGATGTCATCTTGGTGGAGCTGCGCCTGGGTCTTGCTGGCGGTGCTGTAAATTGATGTTCTTTGCTTGCAGGGCGTCTTCCTCGATCGATCTCTTGTTGCGCACTGAGCGTGGAACCCTCGCATCGACTCAGTTCCCGTTATTGGCGTCTACGGAGAGAGAGGCAGAGAGTAAATGAGCGAGAAATAGAAATGCGGGCTTATCGCTGGCGGAGAGACCACTGTACAGTCCGTCTTATCGCACGCAAACTTTCGGGGGGCCCAGCAGGCTAGCTAGCCGAATTGGATTTCCTGAGGAACGGGAAATCCGGCAGAGAAAGAGAATTGTGAAGAGaaccagagagagagagagagagccgaGAGTGGCGACGCATAAGTGGCGATCACATAGTTTAACTGCGGCGTAATTATACACATTTTGTGTCTAATTGTAATAAAGTTTTTACTTGGCACTGGCCAAACCGCAAActtaatatgtacatacttacGTATGTATGACATATGTACTAAAATGAATACCTACAAGTACAAgcatttgtatgtacatatgtatgtacatgcataacttatgtacatatgtatgtacatgcataaCTAACTGCAAGCTACAGTGTAACATTTGCAATATGAAACTAAGCacaaattaacaatttttgttAAGCAAATTCTTTTTAAggctacttttttttttgatacaGTTACagtttactaataaaaattacatttaaattacagACGAAAGACTGTACATTTGTAAATTAACGAAATAATTGCTTACATGTTCACATATGTATCAATTGTGGTTTTTTGAGGGTTGTTTTAAGTAAACCGGTCCGAAGGGCtggctttaataaatataatactctTCTCAATACAGGAATTACGTCAGGTGCCAGCAGACCATGAAGTTTGAGTTATCACTCCACGGAATCTATACTCAGACAgtactgtttttgtaccatacatacatatatagaacaCTGATTATCAACGCTTAGTCACTAATATGTCTTTTTTGGCACACTTGCTACCGTTAGCATAGAACCGTTGAAATGTTAAGTCTAGCATGACCCTGTTAGGCAAACGGTGTGGTTAGTATACTTAGGTCAGTACTAAAACATCAATTTCCCTAGTGATTTTAgctaaaaaaagaaatttacaCCCACTAAATCCTACGTAGCTGATAAGATTTCACTgagaaaatttgttttgtatttctaATAGCGATTTCTGACTCTAAAAAAGATAtgacacatacatacatatatcactGTACTACTCCCATTGAATTGAGTTATTTTCGGTTTGCTGACTCCGAAACTTTTTAGCACCAAAGACTCCGAGTATTATTTTCCGTTTGCTGACTCGgaactttaatattttttagcaATGTTTAAAGGTTGGAAAGTCCGTGATTCACTGTATCGGCACATTTCAGCGagtattatttgttttgattcgcGAGTGTGGGACTGGATCGAAAACACGTTTCATACTCCGTATTCCATACCCTGACACAACCATCAAAATCGCAGTGCGCAAGGGCGGGATGTGGGGGCGCTATAGTCAATATTGTTTACACTTCTTGGGGCTGGCTAGCAACCGCTGGCTGAGGCGCTTTTGGCCTTAGCTACGGCCATAACTGTTGATAATTCaacgatttttaaatatacattcatataggtatttttatatatattgtggCACACACGTACTGCGGCCGATGACTTATTTCTTTTTACTAATGCACACGTAGCGAGGTTAGGAGTAAAACCCGTTTTTGTTGTGTGCTTTTTTGCTTCTTTATCTACAACAAAGCCACCccacatgccacgcccacccccCACCAACGCCCGCTCTTGCGCTCTGATTGTTTTGTGGTTTACTACACCAGATTATGAAGCTCACATACCGCCTAATCATTTGTTCATACATCAATCACGCGAATTTCGCACAATTGCGATTTTCCACACTAGCGAACATGAAATATTAACACTCGGTTTATCCTTGAACCTTGAGCGTCACTTCCGCAACCTGTTGACAATGTTTTCTATGTGTTTGCTCATCATGCTTGCCTTATTTGCTCTTTTAGCCTAAAAATAACCAGCAACACAGTGCAATGTGCcaacaaaatatacatatgtatgtatgtacatatgtatgaacaTAATTCGTTGCGCGGCTACACTTTTCATACGATTTTATTCACTCGTTTTGCGAATTCATCGCAATGCGTCACAATTTCGGCATGTTAACTTCTTATCCATAGGAAGTTAATAACTATTATGTGGctctttttgtgtttgcttaaaaaaaaaattatctaCGGAAGAAATCAAAAAAAGTTAAACTCTCTCGCgcgctccctctctctttctccacTGACATTCcttgtttttcatattttttcttacATTTTCGTGCAGTTGACGTTGTTtactaatttatttgcttttctttttccactTGTGAAGTGCTCACGGCACGTGTCTAATTTTTCttcaaatacttttaaattgaaatcaatttcaattgcagcGACGCGACagtataaatattgtttaaataaaaggCAGTGATCGTTTCTACACTgcttttgtgttgtttttgcttccACAGCACGCGTCTATTTCTTGCCATTGGCCGTCTCGCTTCCACTCGCAGGGTTTCAGGAGGCGGCGACGCACCGTTAATAGTTGATCTCGAACTAACGCGCGCGATCAAGAGCGAACGTGTCAGAGCGGCGCTGCGCCTGCGACTGAATAAGTATTTTCCAAAGAGCCACCAGCAACAATTATCTATTCTTCGTTAAGGCGAAAAGCGGTCTCTCGCCTACAGTGACTGTGGAATGCCCTTTTTACCAGCGTTGCCAGTGTTACCATTGCTCGACAGCCGAAAAACTCCGCTGACGTCgtcgaaaaatataaattaaaattatatacagttagaactgttttttttttttattaattatatatataataaatattaaagtttatGCACAAGAATAATGTGTTTAACCAACCCCAAGCCCATGGACTTCGCCAATTGTACGGTATAATCAGACAGCGTCGCAAATGAGcaaacatacacatacacatgtgTGTACATACACAGCTCTTTTGGCTCTCTTTAAGTCTCTTATTCATGGCCCGCCAAACCggttcttttttgtttttgtggtgTAAGCATTTTCTTGAAACGGGTCTGAATCGGTTAAGTATTTACAAGTGCATCGGTTGTTTTCAGTTTAGTGTTAATATTATGCGATTTGTACAGTTTTCAAACAACATGCGTATGCGTCTATTCAGTAATCAGTGGGTTTCTTTTTGCTTGGGAACTTATTTAACTGGATGATTCAGAGTGATAAGAAAAGTCAACGGACAATCCCAGTCAGCGGTAAAAAAAACCGTTCAagcgtatgtatgtacatatgtacatatgtgtgcaaTCTTTAAATTCGATTCATTTCAGCATTTGAacaccatttaccatttattGGCTTAAACTGTAGACTAGGCAAGACAAACCTTGCAAACTTAAACATATGGCACTTAGTAAGCTTAAATtcttaatttccatttcccgccCCATCTTTGGCCCCTGTATATTTCAATCCTTTCAGCAGCGGCGAGTCCTCCACATCATTATTCTTCACGGGCTCCAACGACCTATTCGTCTCGATGGAACTAATCTCGATCTTGTGCATCAGGCTCTTCTGCCAGATCATTTGGTGGGGATACCAGAATACCATCAGCACACCCAAGACCACGCCCAGGATGCCACAGATCTTGCCCACAAACTCAAGGATCGACATTAGCTTCACGTAGCCCAGAAGATCATCCGTGATGCGGACATTGTAATCCGCCCAGATCAACGGGAAGAATGTTCTTCTCGCCGTGCGGTAAATtctgcaaatattaaaattttatttatttcccatGCTAAATCAGATTTCAATAGGCCCCATACTTACAAATGAGTTTTGGGCTCCACCAGCAAGTTGGCCATAATACGCGCCTTGATCTCCAGCACCATTCCGGTCTTGGGCTCCAACATAATGACCATCTCGTGTCGATCCTTGTCGGGCTTCATGCCCTCCACCTGCTCTCCGTAGTAGGGATCGGCCTTATAGAAGTGCGGATAGGAAGCAAAGACAGGCGCTCCATACCAACAGGAGGATATGTTGAGAAGACCGGATCTCACCTCCTGGCAGTTATCCTGGCAATAGCAACTGTTATCCGGGTTATCAGTACCTGAAAGGGAAAAGGGGTTAATAGATAAGCTAGCAATTTTTCTGTAGACTATCCAGTACTTACCATTTGCCATGTTGCGCGCACTGCCTCTGTAAACGAAAGCTTCGATGCCCTCGAAGATTGTGGTGCCGGAGTAGTCCACCTGCAGCTCGCGGCACAGATCCGGCAGGAAGTAGGAGATGGGTCTGCCCTTCACCAGCGGTATGGGGTGGAACTCCCCGGCACTGCCCTTCAACTTGCACCTGGGACTGGCCTCGGTGACATTGTTGTATCGCCACCTGGCAATTTGACCCAGTTTTTGGAACTCATCCCGTCCCGTGTAGACATTGTGATGGCCGTAGATTTCCATGCTGCCATTGCGCTGCAAGGATTAAGTATTTTAATTGTGGAATTATTAAGAACATATTCCCTCCTAACTCACTGGATACGCATAGCCGATCTTCTCATAGGGAAACATCATCTCCGGCACGAGACTTGGTGGCACCATTTTGCTCATCTTGATCATCGGCGTGTCGAAGCCGTCGAACATCCAATCGCTGGCTGGCCGAATCATGGCCTGCTCCTTGCCGTAGATATTCAGGGCCAAGAGCATGAGGGAACGCAGCATGGGACTCCACATGACCATCTTCTGGTACAGGCCCACAATGAGCAGGTTGGGCGCCACAATGGGATCTGAGGGACGTCCGGCACTGAGTTTCGGATCGAAATCGAAGCGACTGCGACGCCGATAGGACACCGTGGAGTTCTCATCGTGCCACTCCACATTGACCTTCTGCATCCGCTCGGTGAAGCGATAGGGACCGAGCTCCTCGAACCGGGGCTTCACTCTGGGATCACTGAACTTCTCCGAGTTCGTCCAGTTGAATATGTACAGATCCACGTTTATGTCCATGGCCGGTGACTGCCACAGGCTGCTGATCATTGTTCCTGGCCGCAGCACCATGAACCACTCGAAAATCCGGCGTTCGATCTGCTCCATATAGAGCACCGAGAACAGACTGAAGCTGGCCAAGAGTAGACCCAACACACTGGTCTGCCATATGCGCTGTTTTCCGATCATGATATTTTATCTTTCTATGAATGTATTATGTCTTGATGGGAAGCGGTCTGGAATGGGGAAACGGTTGTATAGCTTAGTTAACATACTAATTGATCATGTTCAACTCGTTTTCAATTAACTAAAATTACTCGCCATAATGGTAAGTCAACCGTTAGACTAATTTACATATAACTTTGTTGCCTTTCTTCTTTTAGGAGTAGGGATAATTATTAGATTTACGATGTACTCGCATTTAAAACTCATGAATATTTGTTATGAAACTAATTACATATaataatgaatgaatgaatataaTAATGAATGAATGCGACATGGGTAAATTGTTAAGAAAATAACTGAGTTTTATCTCAATTGCTTATGATTTGTAGATTATAGTACTTTATTTCCCAGTGGGAACTTCCCACCTAAGTTATTCACCCTTAATAAATTATTCACTCCTTTTAATGcgtatttaaaaaacttttaaaacgGTTAAGTTTTGATGCTTTATCTATGAATCATAGGACtaacttaaataaatgttttacttATTTCACGCTCTTAACATTAATAACGATTATATATTTGCTACCTTATAAATGATCTAATGaagttttttaattcttttcgCTTTTAAAACTCCCTTGAATGATGGGGTCTTTGCTCGAGTTGTTACGTCTGGCTGCTAAATGTGCAGACTGTCTGATTCCTCCCACTTCCTTATGATGTCTGATCCAATCCGATCTGATCTGATCTGATCCGAGTCCAAGTCCACGCAGCAGGGTGGAGGTTATCTCTGGCACCTCTGATAATGCAACTCAAGTTGCAAACATTCCGGTTGGAATCGAGTCTAAGGAAAGTGTGGCACTATTTATGTACAACTCAATACTCCACGCGACCTGACTAGTTGAATGGACGGATTGGATTGACTGACTACTCCAGTATCTGTAATTCTTGGGGCTATGCGATCCAACCACTTCGAGTGGCGACTTGATaacaactgaactgaactgtcggtaggaaaatgttttcaatccGACAAGACGGCTATATAGAACGGcctgaaaaataaacataaatgtcGGAATAAAATGATACAGAACTTcggaaaatgttaattatgACACTGAAAGAAAGTGATCACTGAAACTGATacttttgcaaaaaaaaaaaaaaaatgttttgcaaaCACTTAGACATGATAATAGTTAATCTTATGCTGTTATATgatgtttatttaattgttacaTTGATGTTCCATATGCTCAAAGTATTTTTCTCAGTATGCCTCGAGTTTAAACTGCTTAAATCGCTCAATGTTTTAATATAATGCCTGGGTTCATCGGCTTCTGAAACTGGGGTTACCCATTTAACGATACTGGGAGTGAGTAAAATAGTAGGGATTTCTGAACCGAACGCACTCGCATTAcaagtaataatattttcagtaGCCCTTTACGATTTCGGCTTCTTACCTTATTTGGCTGATAAGCCAAGATAATGTTCGGAACCCAATTCCTAATCGCCTGCTCTCAATTGCCGATGGCACTTTGCGATAAGAAGAGGGCGACTGGGCGACCTTATAGCCGTGCAACTAACCTTTGATATAAATACGAAAAGGGTGAGCTCGTTTGATTCCACCGATCGATGGCTCTAATCAGATTTACACGCCTTTAATATGACAACACGATGAAAAGCTTACAGAACATTACAAACTCCAGCGATGAATTATACGTTGCTTccatatacaaaaaaaaaaaactgagaaAATGCTGAGAAAATATATTAGGAAATGGCTTGAAcctttttgaatttgtttattatgcgTAACTAACTGATGAACAAACTTTCAATGGTCCTTAAGAAGTTTGATATTACTACTTATTAAAGCgcagtaaaaaataaatgtaactaACTGTTAAATATCTTGAGTAAATGGTGGGATGAATTTTAAATACGTTTTAGTTACAATATTTTTcggatttccttttttaatataacagttttgaatttgaatttgaaagcCAGCGTTGCCAGATTGCATGCAGCTATAGTTAGCAGAGTCACACACCCTGGGTGTGTGTCTCCGCTATGCGTTATGGCCATATTTAGTACATTTTCAGTGCCACCCAACAtatggcacaataaataaagaaactGAAACGCAACGCGGGCTATAAAAGCAAATCGCAGCTTCAGATTGCAATTCAGACACGCACAAACCAAGCAAGTGACATTAGCTCCCAACCGGAAGTGAAACTCTTGAGTAAACACATTGTAATTGCGACTAAGAAGCGAGCAAAACGAAGATTTGCCGGCATCTTGCATAACCGataaaggaaataaaaacaaaatgcaatccGTGACCAGACAAACGGCGCGAGTCCTGCCCCAAATGGGCAAGcaaggtgtgtgtgtgtgtgtgtgtgtgtgcttgtgcgcCCTAGCGAGTGCCCACTGTGCTGGAGTGGCGATGCTAACGAtcctttcattttccattaaCAGTGAGCTACCTATCGACGAGCAGCGCTTGGCGGGCATCCGCCGGCGGTGGCGACATGGTGGTCGAGATCAAGGAGCCAAAGACGCGCACCGAGAAGCTAATGGCCTTCCAGAAGAAGCTGCGCGCCAAGACGCCGCTGGGCAAGCTGGACGAGTTCTCGCGCCATCCCTATCAGGAGAAGGAGCCCCTCAAGCCCTGGCCCAACCAGACCAATCCGTATACGGGCGAGATTGGCGGACCCGCCGGGCCGGAGCCCACGCGCTACGGCGACTGGGAGCGCAAGGGACGCGTCTCCGACTTCTAGTGCCCAAAGAAGAGTTCCTTAACTAGTACTTAGACTGTTATTTAAATGCTAACTATTAAGACAAATGTATACTTGTTTAgtgtaaaaagaaaatacatacATGATATTCTTAACGTATTTGCTTTGCACTTATTGAAACTTAAGAAacactatatatttttacctAATGGAATCATTGGTAGcataatgcataaatattttaaaaaaagtaGCCAAATGACTAGTGTTGTTCCTGCTCCACAAGCTCGGCAATCAGGTTCTCGCTCAGCTTccacagttgctgctgcagtgcagcaCTTTTGGACAACTTGCTGGGCTCGCAGAAGAAGCAATTGTTGAAGTACAGTCCGGACAACCCGGTCAGCTCGTTGGCCGTCGCACAGTAGATACTCGTGGCAGCCGCTTGTTGCTGCCATATGGGGCACAGAAAGCAATTAGTGAAAGTTTAGGGAAAACACAGAGTTCTCCTCTTCGACAAACTCACCAGCGACTTGGTAAAGGGACGCACTATGGCAAAGAGCAGGCGGTAGAACCAATAGTTTCGTGACAGATCGGTGGACACCATATTGCCCGGATGCAGACTGAAAACAGAAATGCCTCGCTGCTTCCAACGCTGCAACAAGAAAAGGATTGGCAAGTGGAATTTAATTGACCCAATTTGAGTCGAATTTGATGAGGACTCACCTGGGCGAGCTCCTGGGCGAACAAGACATTGCACAGCTTGGCATTGTTGTAGGCCATCATGCTCCAGTATTTCTCCGGCGCCGGCGAAAGATGATGCACTGCCAGATTCTCCACGGGCAGGTTGGCAAATCTGCAAGTTAGCAAGTAAGTAACTAAGGTTATT encodes:
- the LOC6739225 gene encoding protein peste: MTSRTRHCARLGIVLLGICCIASGVYLFRNWIDMFTRMRGQEMALSPNSRSFEGWKVSPLPLDFDIYLFNWTNPEDFYEGSSKKPHFEQLGPYRFREKPDKVDIEWHNHNASVSFRKKSWFYFDAAGSNGSLWDKVTTVNSVAHSAARRAADSYLARGALNFANKLYGQRVTTTRTVDEMLFTGYEHPFINVGKLFRPQDVPYKRVGYHYPRNGSTEFDGGINMFTGADDIAKMGQIHTWNNLTHTGAFEGTCGQVHGSMGEFFPPNLGTKDTVYMYMPKMCRAIPLDYVETVTVHGVTAYKFSGTRHAVDNGTLYPDTSCYCVNGKCMPSGVINIGPCSMNASVYTSFPHFYLADPSYLEAIEGLRPEREKHEFFMTLEPNAGVPMDVGGGFQANYYMEPIPGISLYENVPTVMIPMMWCEERVRVSEEIAADIALVPLIVLLGQIVTGILLAGGLICTCWYPTRQVTHFCHSDPKAKASVLRPLNAFGVNSTAATAPVAQLFRNNISSSGNERVGVRLLDYNRDSGIRQENGTMESMHRERLISEHSPDVVVR
- the LOC6731418 gene encoding protein peste → MIGKQRIWQTSVLGLLLASFSLFSVLYMEQIERRIFEWFMVLRPGTMISSLWQSPAMDINVDLYIFNWTNSEKFSDPRVKPRFEELGPYRFTERMQKVNVEWHDENSTVSYRRRSRFDFDPKLSAGRPSDPIVAPNLLIVGLYQKMVMWSPMLRSLMLLALNIYGKEQAMIRPASDWMFDGFDTPMIKMSKMVPPSLVPEMMFPYEKIGYAYPRNGSMEIYGHHNVYTGRDEFQKLGQIARWRYNNVTEASPRCKLKGSAGEFHPIPLVKGRPISYFLPDLCRELQVDYSGTTIFEGIEAFVYRGSARNMANGTDNPDNSCYCQDNCQEVRSGLLNISSCWYGAPVFASYPHFYKADPYYGEQVEGMKPDKDRHEMVIMLEPKTGMVLEIKARIMANLLVEPKTHLIYRTARRTFFPLIWADYNVRITDDLLGYVKLMSILEFVGKICGILGVVLGVLMVFWYPHQMIWQKSLMHKIEISSIETNRSLEPVKNNDVEDSPLLKGLKYTGAKDGAGNGN
- the LOC6731419 gene encoding succinate dehydrogenase assembly factor 4, mitochondrial yields the protein MQSVTRQTARVLPQMGKQVSYLSTSSAWRASAGGGDMVVEIKEPKTRTEKLMAFQKKLRAKTPLGKLDEFSRHPYQEKEPLKPWPNQTNPYTGEIGGPAGPEPTRYGDWERKGRVSDF